The DNA sequence GCAGGCCAACGCCGAGGCGCAGGCGAAGATCGAACGCCTGGCGCTGCCCGCGCTGGAGAAGGCGGGCTTCCGCCTGGCCGAGCAGGGGCGCGGCGAGGTGACCATCCAGGTCGGCCTGGGCCAGACCTACTACGACCGCGCGCCCTGGGACGACCCCTACCCCTGGCACCCCTGGGGCGGCCTGTACTACGGGCGGGGCTTGCGGCCCGGCTGGGGCATGGGGCTGTCGTGGAGCATGCCCTCGCCGTACTACGTGTTCGACGCCGCGGTGCTGATCCGCGACGCGAAGACCCAGCAGGTCCTCTACGAAAGCCATGCCCGCCACGACGGGCGCTGGGCCGACGACCCGATCCGCGCCGCGCTGTTCGAGGCGGCGATGAAGGACTTCCCGCTGCCCGCCGTCAACCCGCGGCGCGTGCGCATCGAGATCCCGCGCGATGCGGGCAACGCCGCGGCGCCCGCCTCGGGCGCCAGTGCACCGGCGCCATGACGCGCGCCGCAGGCACCGCAAGCAGGGGGAAGGCAGGGCGCGGCCGCGCGCCGATAATCCCGCGGTACGCACCAGAGATCCCTCCCCCAACACACAGCATGGCACTCGACGTCGTCATCATGGCCGCGGGCAAGGGCACCCGCATGAAGTCCAACCGCCCCAAGGTCCTGCACACGCTGGGTGGCCGTGCGCTGCTGCAGCACGTGGTGCAGACCGCCACCGCGCTCGCGGCCGACCGCATCGTCGTGATCACCGGCCACGGCGCGGCGCAGGTGGAAGCGGCGGTGCAGGCGCCGGGCCTGCAGTTCGTGCGCCAGGAGCCGCAGCTCGGCACCGGGCATGCGGTGCAGCAGGCCGCACCGGCGCTGTCGCCCGAAGGCACCACGCTGATCCTCAACGGCGACGTGCCGCTGATCGCGCCCGAGACCGCGCGGGCACTGGTCGAAGCCTGCGGCGGCCAGCGCCTGGCGCTGCTGACCATCGCGCTCGACGACCCGACCGGCTACGGCCGCATCCTGCGCCGCGGCGGCGCGCCCGACGGCGACGTGCTGGGCATCGTCGAGCACAAGGACGCCACGCCCGAGCAGCGCGGCATCCGCGAGATCTACACCGGCATGATGGCCGTGCCCACCGCGCGGCTGAAGCAGTGGCTCGGCCGCCTGCGCAACGACAACGCCCAGGGCGAGTACTACCTGACCGACATCGTCGCGATGGCCGTGGCCGACGGCGTGCCGGTGGTGGCCGCGCACCCGCGCAGCGAGACCGAGGTGCTGGGCGTCAACAGCCCCTCGCAGCTGGCCGACCTGGAGCGCCGCTACCAGCGCCAGCAGGCCGAGCGCCTGATGGAAGCCGGCGTGCGACTGGCCGACCCGGCGCGCTTCGACCTGCGCGGCACGCTGGAATGCGGCATGGATGTCGAGATCGACGTCAACTGCGTCTTCGAAGGCCAGGTGGTGCTGGGCGACGGCGTGCGCATCGGCGCCAACTGCGTGATCCGCAACGCGCGCATCGCCGCCGGCGCGGTGATCCATCCCTACACCCACATCGACGGCGAGAAGCTGGGTGTCGAGGTCGGCGAAGGCGCGCTGGTCGGCCCGTTCGCGCGGCTGCGCCCGGGCGCGGTGCTCGGCGCCGAGGTGCACATCGGCAACTTCGTCGAGGTGAAGAACTCCACGCTCGCGCGCGGGGCCAAGGCCAACCACCTGGCCTACCTCGGGGATGCGACGGTGGGCGAGCGCGTCAACTACGGCGCGGGCAGCATCACCGCCAACTACGACGGCGCCAACAAGCACCGCACCGTGATCGGGGACGACGTGCACGTGGGCTCGAACTGCGTGCTGATCGCGCCGGTCACGATCGGCGCCGGCGCCACCATCGGCGGCGGCAGCACCATCAGCAAGGACGCGCCCGCCGGCCAGCTGACCGTGGCGCGCGCGCGCCAGGTCACCGTGCCGGGCTGGACGCGCCCGCGCAAGAAGGCATGACGACGCCGCCGGCCCCGCCCGACCCGGCGGCCTGCCCGCTGTGCGGCCGCCCCAATGCGTGCAGCATGGCGCCCGCGGCCGGCTGCGGCACCTCGGCCTGCGGCGACGGCGGCCCGTGCTGGTGCACCACGCTGAGCTTCCCGCCCGAGCTGCTGGCACGCGTCCCGCCCGAGGCGCGCGGCCGCGCCTGCATCTGCCGGCACTGCGTCGAGGCCTGGAGCCGCACCGCCTCGTCCGGGTGAGCACGGCGCCTCCGGGGCGGCATGGCGGCCCCCTGTTGTAACGCCGCCTCCCCCATTCGGGTGAGGCGTGCGCGATCCGGTGCGCATTTGTTCACTCGCGCGCGGCCGCTCGCAGGAGGCCGCACGCCGGCCCGGCCGATTTGTACCAAGATGTACGCTTTCCACACCTCGCACCTTGCGGCCTGACATGTCGAATCCTGCTCCCGCGCCGACCCCGCGGCCTTTGCCCGACGCGACGGGCGATGCCGCCGGACGGGCGGACATGCGTGCGCTGCTGTTGCTCGGCGGGCTGGTCTTCACCGCGGCCGTCCTGGGCACCTTGTCGCGTCCGCTCAACATGCTCGCCTCGTTCTGGCCTGCCAACGCGGTGATGCTGGGCATGATGGTGCGTTCGCAGCGCCTGGGATCCTCCGCGGTGGCCTGGAGCGTGGGGGCGCTGGCGCTCGTGACGTCCGCGCTGCTGATGGGCGATGCGCCGCTGAAGGCACTGTGGCTGTCGGCGGCCAACCTGGCCGGGGTGCTCGCCGGGTGGCTCTACTTCCAGCGCGTGCCGCGCCGCGCGGCGCTGCTCGGCGACCAGCTGTCGCCGCTGTACCTGCTGTTCGGCTGCGTGGTCGCCGCCTTCGCCGCGGCGCTGGTGGCCTTCGCGATGGGGCCGGTGCTGTTCGGCAGCGAGCCGCGTCGCACCTTCCTGATGTGGTTCACCAGCGAGTTCATGAACTACATGCTGATGCTGCCGGCCGTGCTGTGTGCACCGCGGTGGCCGGACTGGACCTGGCTGCGCTCGCCGCCGCGGGTGTCCTGCGTGAGCCTGGCGCCGGCGGCCGTGCTGGTCGCCTCCGAACTGCTGGCGCACCTGATGGGCGGGCCGGGCGCGCTGGGCTTCGGCGTGCCGGCGCTGCTGTGGTGCGCGCTGCGCTACCGCCTGTTCACGACCACGGTGCTGTGCCTGGTGGTCGGCACCGTGAAATCGGTGACGCTGTCGATGGGCATGATGGCCTACACCCCCGAGGTGATGGAGGAGGTGGCCTCGATGCGCGTCGCGCTGGCGCTGCTGTCGCTCGGTCCGCTCGCGGTGGCCTGTACCCAGACGCTGCGCAACGAACTGCTGGGCCGGCTGCAGCACGCGGCCACCTTCGATGCGCTGACCGGCGTGCTGTCGCGCGCGGCCTTCATCGAGCGCAGCGAACGCCTGCTGGCGCGCCCCGAGGCGTTCCCGGTGGCCGTGCTGATGCTGGACATCGACCACTTCAAGCAGATCAACGACCGGCACGGTCACGCCGTGGGCGACGACGTGCTGCGCGGCTTTGCCGAGCGCCTGCAGGCCAGGCTGCGGCCGAGCGACCTGTTCGGCCGGCTGGGCGGGGAGGAGTTCGCGATGGTGCTGCCCGGCATCTCGCGCGCCGAGGCGCAGTCCGTCGCGCAGCGCCTGTGCGAGGCCACCCGTGCGCAGCCCTTCGCGCTGTCGTCCGGCGAGGTCGGGCCCCTGCACGCCACGGTGAGCATCGGCATCGCCCACCAGGGCCGCCTGCTGCCCGAGCGCGCGGTCGACGAGCTGCTGCGCCGCGCCGACGTGGCGCTGTATGTCGCGAAGCGCCAGGGCCGCGACCGTTGCGCGATGCACGGCGAGGAGACCGTGGACGACCCCGCCGGGGGCGCCGCGCCGGCAGCGGCCGGCTGAGCGGCCCCTACCGGGGTGGTGCCGGCGGCAGCGCCAGTGCCGGCTCGAACTTGGCGCGCTTGACCGAGAAATACGCCTTCACGTTGCGCACGTTCAGGTCGCTGGTCA is a window from the Caldimonas thermodepolymerans genome containing:
- a CDS encoding sensor domain-containing diguanylate cyclase is translated as MRALLLLGGLVFTAAVLGTLSRPLNMLASFWPANAVMLGMMVRSQRLGSSAVAWSVGALALVTSALLMGDAPLKALWLSAANLAGVLAGWLYFQRVPRRAALLGDQLSPLYLLFGCVVAAFAAALVAFAMGPVLFGSEPRRTFLMWFTSEFMNYMLMLPAVLCAPRWPDWTWLRSPPRVSCVSLAPAAVLVASELLAHLMGGPGALGFGVPALLWCALRYRLFTTTVLCLVVGTVKSVTLSMGMMAYTPEVMEEVASMRVALALLSLGPLAVACTQTLRNELLGRLQHAATFDALTGVLSRAAFIERSERLLARPEAFPVAVLMLDIDHFKQINDRHGHAVGDDVLRGFAERLQARLRPSDLFGRLGGEEFAMVLPGISRAEAQSVAQRLCEATRAQPFALSSGEVGPLHATVSIGIAHQGRLLPERAVDELLRRADVALYVAKRQGRDRCAMHGEETVDDPAGGAAPAAAG
- a CDS encoding DUF4136 domain-containing protein, encoding MPFWKALTATLLLALLAGCSTVRLVESDVRSYTQWPASRQPGTFTFERLPSQQANAEAQAKIERLALPALEKAGFRLAEQGRGEVTIQVGLGQTYYDRAPWDDPYPWHPWGGLYYGRGLRPGWGMGLSWSMPSPYYVFDAAVLIRDAKTQQVLYESHARHDGRWADDPIRAALFEAAMKDFPLPAVNPRRVRIEIPRDAGNAAAPASGASAPAP
- a CDS encoding cysteine-rich CWC family protein, translating into MTTPPAPPDPAACPLCGRPNACSMAPAAGCGTSACGDGGPCWCTTLSFPPELLARVPPEARGRACICRHCVEAWSRTASSG
- the glmU gene encoding bifunctional UDP-N-acetylglucosamine diphosphorylase/glucosamine-1-phosphate N-acetyltransferase GlmU; this encodes MALDVVIMAAGKGTRMKSNRPKVLHTLGGRALLQHVVQTATALAADRIVVITGHGAAQVEAAVQAPGLQFVRQEPQLGTGHAVQQAAPALSPEGTTLILNGDVPLIAPETARALVEACGGQRLALLTIALDDPTGYGRILRRGGAPDGDVLGIVEHKDATPEQRGIREIYTGMMAVPTARLKQWLGRLRNDNAQGEYYLTDIVAMAVADGVPVVAAHPRSETEVLGVNSPSQLADLERRYQRQQAERLMEAGVRLADPARFDLRGTLECGMDVEIDVNCVFEGQVVLGDGVRIGANCVIRNARIAAGAVIHPYTHIDGEKLGVEVGEGALVGPFARLRPGAVLGAEVHIGNFVEVKNSTLARGAKANHLAYLGDATVGERVNYGAGSITANYDGANKHRTVIGDDVHVGSNCVLIAPVTIGAGATIGGGSTISKDAPAGQLTVARARQVTVPGWTRPRKKA